From Granulicella sp. WH15, the proteins below share one genomic window:
- a CDS encoding TolC family protein, whose protein sequence is MFAFFPSLITSFSGVLAGVQCTAIADGIVHHVLESWVNLSVRRVSLSVVIVICLFTTISASAQLSFTSAVDLALQNSPRVKMAQDDLNKATASLSESKAVFIPSLSGSIGAGPSYGITTSVPTIFTLNAQSLAFNFSQFDYIRAARAGVQAASATLVDVREQVEEDTAITYISLDRVQQRQKAMSDEYGYAVRLVSIVQLRLDAGMESQLELKQARRTALQIKLQQEQLEDEVASLHDHFSQLIGLPADQLGTVSSSIPSRPSSLLSSTEGPNEYPDTPSVLSAEANALAKRKQAIGDSHNTWRPQIAFSAQYGRISPFNGAATYYNLNGNYNTAYAAAQVQLPFFDSTRKAKARESLAEAQHAEHTVEFLREQQSATRVKLQHSITELETKAELAEVDQGIAQDQLDAMLVRLTFGNGTGSTSPMTPKDEMNARILERQRYLEMLDATFQLRKQQIYLLRQTGQLQNWIQSVANVQPTTPMKPVTGSP, encoded by the coding sequence ATGTTCGCCTTCTTCCCATCTCTTATCACGAGTTTCAGTGGAGTCCTGGCGGGCGTCCAATGCACAGCGATTGCAGATGGAATCGTACATCACGTATTGGAGAGCTGGGTCAATCTGTCTGTGCGTCGAGTCAGTCTTTCGGTAGTTATCGTTATTTGTTTGTTCACCACAATTTCGGCTTCTGCCCAACTTTCCTTTACCTCGGCAGTGGATCTTGCCTTACAAAATAGCCCTCGGGTCAAAATGGCCCAGGACGATCTAAACAAAGCGACGGCCAGTCTTTCGGAATCGAAGGCAGTATTTATTCCGAGCCTATCCGGTAGCATCGGCGCAGGGCCGTCATACGGAATCACGACGAGCGTACCAACGATATTCACGCTCAACGCGCAATCACTGGCATTCAACTTCTCTCAGTTCGATTACATCCGGGCGGCGCGGGCAGGCGTCCAGGCCGCAAGCGCAACGCTGGTGGACGTTAGGGAACAGGTCGAGGAAGATACAGCGATCACCTATATTTCTCTGGACCGGGTGCAGCAACGGCAGAAAGCAATGAGCGATGAATATGGCTATGCCGTCAGGCTGGTTTCGATTGTTCAGCTCCGGCTTGATGCGGGCATGGAATCGCAATTGGAACTGAAACAGGCCCGTCGCACCGCCCTTCAAATCAAACTTCAGCAGGAGCAGCTTGAGGACGAGGTTGCTTCTCTTCATGACCATTTCTCTCAACTCATCGGCTTGCCAGCCGACCAATTAGGAACAGTATCGAGCAGCATCCCGTCCCGCCCGTCGTCCCTTCTATCGTCAACAGAGGGTCCGAATGAGTATCCAGATACGCCTAGCGTGCTGTCCGCCGAGGCGAATGCGCTTGCAAAACGTAAGCAGGCTATTGGCGATTCGCACAATACATGGCGGCCACAGATCGCATTTTCAGCGCAATATGGGCGAATCAGCCCCTTCAATGGAGCGGCCACTTACTACAATCTCAACGGCAATTACAACACGGCTTATGCTGCCGCCCAGGTTCAGTTGCCATTCTTCGATAGCACACGCAAGGCAAAGGCTCGTGAATCATTGGCGGAAGCACAGCACGCCGAGCACACCGTAGAGTTTCTACGCGAGCAACAAAGCGCGACTCGCGTAAAGCTCCAGCACTCTATTACGGAACTTGAGACCAAAGCAGAGCTTGCCGAAGTCGATCAAGGCATTGCACAGGACCAACTCGACGCGATGCTTGTGCGGCTCACGTTCGGTAACGGGACGGGTTCCACTTCCCCGATGACTCCCAAAGATGAGATGAATGCCCGCATTCTTGAGCGGCAGCGTTACTTGGAGATGCTAGACGCAACATTCCAATTGCGGAAGCAGCAAATTTACCTGCTGCGTCAGACGGGGCAGCTCCAAAATTGGATTCAGTCTGTCGCCAATGTTCAACCAACGACTCCAATGAAGCCGGTAACGGGTTCGCCATGA
- a CDS encoding VWA domain-containing protein — protein MRTEANLVLVPTWVTTQAGETVFSLSSQDFALFDNGVAQRVTVDDDINPAPLSIVVAIETGGFGRQEIASLGGVETMLEAIIGEQPHEIALVAFDSQPHLMQDFTPSMEAMGTALQRLHPGDHDAAILDTLQYAAGLLQSRPAANRRVVLLISETFDQGSQAKPDDVFQALRSTNTPIYSVAFSTTKAEVHNTLTTPSPGRAKKAKCLQENPGAPPGTCMGYGALGRFLVMASRLGQDDDGSEANVAQVAASVTGGKYLPFDAGAGRKDLEAKLYTIANDLPNRYILSFRPSLTPGLHTLQVAVKGHPELQVSSRTSYWVKETTATEPHP, from the coding sequence TTGAGAACCGAGGCCAATCTGGTTCTCGTTCCTACTTGGGTCACGACGCAGGCCGGAGAGACCGTGTTCTCGCTCTCATCGCAGGACTTCGCCCTGTTCGACAACGGAGTGGCGCAGAGGGTCACGGTGGATGATGACATCAACCCGGCACCCCTTTCGATTGTCGTGGCCATCGAAACCGGAGGCTTTGGGCGGCAGGAGATCGCCTCACTTGGCGGCGTCGAGACCATGCTTGAAGCCATCATCGGGGAGCAGCCCCACGAAATCGCATTGGTCGCCTTCGATAGTCAGCCCCATCTGATGCAGGACTTCACGCCCTCTATGGAAGCTATGGGAACTGCATTGCAACGACTACATCCTGGCGATCATGACGCCGCCATTCTGGATACGCTCCAGTATGCTGCGGGACTGCTCCAATCGCGTCCCGCAGCGAATCGCCGGGTCGTGCTGCTCATCAGCGAAACCTTCGATCAAGGCAGTCAGGCCAAGCCCGATGATGTCTTTCAGGCGCTTCGTTCCACCAATACCCCAATCTATAGCGTGGCCTTCTCAACCACCAAAGCAGAGGTACACAACACGCTCACGACACCCTCTCCCGGTCGAGCCAAGAAGGCGAAGTGCCTTCAGGAAAATCCGGGTGCGCCTCCAGGAACTTGTATGGGTTATGGAGCGCTGGGAAGATTCCTCGTGATGGCGAGCCGGTTGGGCCAAGACGACGACGGCTCCGAAGCCAACGTGGCGCAGGTCGCGGCATCAGTCACAGGCGGCAAATATCTCCCGTTCGACGCGGGAGCGGGAAGAAAAGACCTGGAAGCCAAGCTCTACACCATCGCCAACGACCTTCCCAATCGCTACATCCTAAGTTTCCGCCCTTCACTGACTCCCGGCCTTCACACGCTTCAGGTCGCCGTAAAGGGACACCCCGAGTTACAGGTTTCGTCGCGCACGAGTTACTGGGTGAAGGAGACTACGGCGACAGAACCGCATCCTTAG
- a CDS encoding response regulator transcription factor gives MTSLHRAQNKNEMSAFAQSVNDASPPLLLIDDDLSLSRLIRDYCETDGLTVTSAGTGEEGIYLSQQKRFQLVILDVMLPGINGFEVLKRIRQRSNVPVLMLTTRGAARDRIQGLQGGADDYLPKPFEPEELIARIRSILRRAYPTETMAHLEVGDITLDESERSVTVGSVLTDLTGAEFHLLRLLLESPGKPLTREELVPQIFGRDAVSFDRSIDNLAANLRKKLGPHLGGIERIKGIRNVGYVYVTEKGEI, from the coding sequence ATGACTTCGCTTCACCGGGCGCAAAATAAGAATGAAATGAGCGCTTTCGCACAATCGGTTAACGATGCCTCCCCGCCTCTGCTGCTGATCGACGATGATCTGTCGCTCAGCCGCCTGATCCGTGATTATTGCGAGACCGATGGTTTGACCGTGACCTCTGCCGGAACGGGAGAGGAAGGTATCTATCTATCGCAGCAAAAGCGGTTCCAACTCGTCATTCTGGACGTCATGCTTCCCGGCATCAATGGATTCGAGGTGTTGAAGCGCATCCGGCAACGCTCGAATGTTCCTGTGCTGATGCTGACGACACGGGGAGCAGCGCGGGACCGCATTCAGGGATTGCAAGGCGGCGCGGATGACTATCTCCCGAAACCTTTTGAGCCGGAGGAGCTGATTGCGCGGATACGATCCATCCTGCGGAGAGCCTATCCGACAGAGACAATGGCTCATCTGGAGGTGGGAGACATCACCCTTGACGAAAGCGAAAGGTCGGTAACGGTGGGATCTGTTTTGACCGATCTGACCGGAGCCGAATTTCATCTCCTTCGGTTGCTGCTCGAAAGCCCTGGAAAGCCATTGACCCGAGAAGAACTCGTGCCCCAAATCTTTGGCCGGGATGCCGTTAGCTTTGATCGCAGCATCGACAACTTAGCCGCCAACCTCCGCAAGAAATTAGGACCGCATTTAGGTGGCATTGAACGTATCAAGGGCATTCGTAACGTCGGCTATGTCTACGTCACGGAGAAAGGCGAAATATGA
- a CDS encoding HAMP domain-containing sensor histidine kinase produces the protein MFARIFFSFWLMIVALIGMTLALAVTTVSLIRPNHPRVLPIYPIHTCAVATLDEYERGGRDVLARYLGTSRTSCSGGVVVHARDNRQFSDLGPKLSSLESATAQPTPETASVTVRELPLHTVVAMPGPLGRNAPGFFLLLRSPYVFFLNSPRSLHSLLLLLLSRIALLAVVSGICCYVLTLYLVRPIIGLGQMAEQLGEGELGTRIEGPLLTRKDELGEFSRKFNQMASEIESLVTRYKHFLAHASHELGSPLTRVNIALGLARKKADSALQPELNRIGHETKRLNTLVQELLFLARLESGNELSRQTSLFDAASMIEEACADASFEAAQVEKSVVLQKTEPFQVTGHRELLRRALDNILRNGLRFAREAGSVRVDVTHSADKSVGTITVQDDGPGIAPDQEEMIFEPFVTLPNGATGANEGSGLGLAIARQAVIANGGKIFARSSEGGGLTVTIELPISVL, from the coding sequence ATGTTCGCCCGCATCTTTTTCAGCTTCTGGCTGATGATCGTCGCGCTAATTGGGATGACTCTCGCACTGGCCGTCACGACCGTTTCGCTGATACGGCCCAATCATCCCCGCGTTCTGCCGATCTACCCAATACATACATGCGCGGTTGCGACTCTGGATGAATACGAACGAGGCGGACGCGATGTACTGGCTCGTTACCTGGGCACATCGAGAACAAGCTGCTCCGGGGGTGTTGTTGTCCATGCTCGTGACAATCGCCAGTTCTCGGACCTTGGCCCGAAGCTCTCCTCCTTGGAAAGTGCCACCGCGCAACCGACTCCCGAGACCGCAAGTGTCACAGTGCGCGAGCTGCCGCTACATACCGTGGTGGCGATGCCCGGCCCCCTGGGAAGAAATGCCCCCGGTTTCTTCCTGCTCCTGCGGTCTCCCTACGTCTTCTTTTTGAACAGTCCGCGCTCGTTGCACTCTTTGCTGTTGCTGCTGCTATCGAGGATTGCGCTGCTGGCGGTCGTGTCCGGTATTTGCTGTTACGTCCTGACGTTGTATCTCGTCAGGCCCATCATCGGCCTCGGACAGATGGCAGAGCAGTTGGGTGAAGGCGAGCTTGGAACGCGGATTGAAGGTCCGCTCCTCACCAGAAAAGATGAGCTGGGGGAGTTCAGCCGCAAGTTTAACCAGATGGCGAGCGAGATCGAGTCTCTGGTCACGCGGTACAAGCATTTTCTGGCTCATGCTTCGCATGAATTGGGTTCTCCGTTGACCCGCGTGAACATCGCCCTTGGTCTGGCACGAAAAAAAGCGGACTCCGCGTTGCAACCAGAGTTGAATCGCATCGGCCATGAGACGAAGCGCCTGAATACTCTGGTTCAAGAGTTACTTTTCCTAGCCCGTCTGGAGAGTGGGAATGAATTGAGTCGACAGACGTCATTGTTTGACGCTGCATCCATGATCGAGGAGGCATGTGCGGACGCCAGCTTTGAAGCGGCACAGGTTGAAAAGTCCGTCGTACTCCAGAAAACCGAACCGTTCCAAGTCACGGGCCATCGTGAGCTACTGCGCCGGGCACTCGACAATATCCTTCGCAACGGCCTGCGCTTTGCGCGCGAAGCGGGATCGGTGCGGGTGGATGTAACTCATAGTGCGGATAAAAGTGTCGGCACCATCACCGTACAGGATGACGGACCCGGCATTGCTCCTGACCAGGAAGAGATGATCTTTGAGCCGTTCGTCACACTTCCAAACGGCGCGACGGGAGCGAATGAAGGTTCTGGACTCGGACTTGCGATTGCCCGCCAAGCGGTCATCGCCAATGGGGGAAAGATTTTTGCTCGTAGTTCCGAAGGTGGTGGATTGACCGTCACCATTGAGCTACCCATATCCGTTTTATAA